Proteins encoded within one genomic window of Oryza glaberrima chromosome 12, OglaRS2, whole genome shotgun sequence:
- the LOC127756373 gene encoding uncharacterized protein LOC127756373 produces the protein MDRFLKRKTPPRGANENCHGDNENCGGANCRRADTSNADCTATNPTSRISRNQVNFDELPYDPADRRKISDYIGQKLQDEIRRKYLLRGPFRPPPGFNYPQKIIASQSRRCNPEWFKTYDWLEYSEKVDKCFCLYCYLFRDCNEGQGGNDAFARDGWDGWNKSERLRDHVGKRCDSFHNTAVKRCNNLLKPNQSIAAGFNKQRNVSKEEYLIRLNNSITAARYLLHQGLAFRGHDESKDSKIKGNFRELVYVLAEQNEKIKKMAVVLRYVDKFGLITERLIAVVHVKETSASCLKSNIDIIFGKYGLSLKQIRGQGYDGASNMRGEFNGLRALIQRENSSAYYIHCFAHQLQLVIVAMAKKNDDASDFFDMIALLLTVVGASCKRKDMIRESQQERVTKAIGSGQLSTGTGLHQEQSLQRAGDTRWGSYYKTLKSLNNLFADVIQVLQYVEKEGPNAKRRQARGLMDYLKDFDFVFHLHLMLLILGHANSLSLSLQRKDKDILEAMVEVKLTKQKFQQIRDDGWDSLLETIYSFCEEHGLPKLDMDEDYIDRHKPRHKTNRTNYQHYRYDCLNSIMDLQLTEFNDRFNEVNSELLTNIAAFNPRNSFDSFSVESLIELAKSYPDDFDSTQLRDLDRELHFYIDNIRADERFAKLKSISELAKLMVDIGKHLGFPLVYQLLKLVLVLPIATASVERSFSAMKIVKTTLRNRIGDQFMNDCIICFVEPEMLASIPINDVVLRFHKMEDRNRRQDL, from the exons ATGGATCGattcttgaaaagaaaaacacccCCTCGTGGTGCTAATGAGAATTGTCATGGTGATAATGAGAATTGTGGTGGAGCAAATTGTAGAAGAGCTGACACATCAAATGCTGATTGTACAGCAACCAATCCTACTTCGCGTATCTCACGAAATCAAGTAAATTTTGATGAGCTTCCTTATGATCCAGCGGATAGAAGGAAAATATCAGATTACATAGGCCAAAAGCTACAAGATGAGATAAGGCGAAAGTATTTGCTTAGAGGTCCTTTTAGACCACCACCTGGTTTTAATTATCCACAGAAAATTATTGCAAGCCAGTCACGTCGATGCAATCCTGAATGGTTCAAGACATATGATTGGCTAGAGTATAGCGAGAAGGTGGATAAGTGTTTTTGCTTATATTGCTACTTGTTCAGAGATTGTAATGAGGGCCAAGGTGGGAATGATGCATTTGCAAGAGATGGTTGGGATGGCTGGAACAAATCAGAAAGGCTTCGAGATCATGTAGGCAAACGATGTGATAGTTTTCATAACACTGCAGTGAAAAGATGTAACAATTTGCTGAAGCCTAACCAATCAATTGCTGCTGGCTTCAACAAGCAGCGCAATGTCAGTAAAGAAGAGTATCTTATTAGATTGAATAATTCAATTACTGCTGCAAGGTACTTATTGCATCAAGGGTTAGCTTTTCGTGGCCATGATGAATCGAAAGATTCTAAAATCAAGGGAAATTTTAGAGAGTTGGTATATGTTTTGGCAGAGCAGAATGAGAAAATAAAGAAG ATGGCAGTAGTTTTGCGGTACGTCGACAAGTTTGGATTAATAACAGAGAGACTTATTGCTGTTGTTCATGTGAAGGAGACATCAGCTTCATGTCTCAAATCTAATATTGATATTATATTTGGTAAGTATGGATTAAGCTTAAAACAAATAAGAGGGCAAGGTTACGACGGAGCCAGCAACATGAGGGGTGAATTTAATGGTTTAAGAGCTTTAATCCAAAGAGAGAATAGCTCGGCATATTATATCCATTGCTTTGCTCATCAATTGCAGTTGGTTATTGTCGCAATGGCTAAAAAGAATGATGATGCTAGTGACTTTTTTGACATGATAGCCCTGTTGCTCACTGTTGTTGGAGCTTCTTGCAAAAGGAAGGATATGATTCGAGAAAGTCAGCAAGAGAGAGTTACAAAGGCTATAGGAAGTGGACAGTTGAGTACTGGAACTGGATTACATCAAGAGCAGTCCCTCCAAAGAGCTGGTGACACACGGTGGGGTTCTTACTATAAAACTCTCAAGAGCCTAAATAATTTGTTTGCTGATGTTATTCAAGTGCTCCAATATGTTGAAAAAGAAGGTCCAAATGCAAAGAGGCGTCAAGCTCGTGGTCTTATGGACTATCTCAAAGACTTTGACTTTGTTTTCCACTTACACTTAATGTTGCTTATTTTAGGGCATGCAAATTCTTTATCACTATCATTGCAAAGGAAAGATAAAGATATCTTGGAGGCAATGGTAGAGGTTAAATTAACTAAGCAAAAATTTCAGCAAATTAGAGATGATGGTTGGGATTCTCTGTTGGAGACCATATACTCGTTTTGCGAAGAACATGGACTTCCTAAGTTGGATATGGACGAAGACTATATTGATCGGCATAAGCCAAGACACAAGACAAACCGTACCAACTATCAACATTATCGATATGATTGCTTGAATTCTATTATGGACTTGCAGCTTACAGAGTTTAATGATCGTTTCAATGAGGTCAATTCTGAATTGCTCACCAACATCGCTGCCTTTAATCCTAGGAATTCTTTTGATTCTTTTAGCGTTGAGAGCTTGATAGAGTTGGCTAAGTCATACCCTGATGATTTTGATTCAACACAGTTGAGGGATCTTGATCGTGAGCTCCATTTTTATATTGATAATATACGAGCTGATGAAAGATTTGCCAAATTGAAGAGTATTTCTGAGCTTGCTAAACTGATGGTGGATATAGGGAAACATCTTGGTTTTCCTTTAGTGTATCAGCTCCTCAAGCTAGTACTAGTTCTTCCTATTGCCACTGCATCAGTGGAGAGGAGCTTTTCAGCAATGAAAATTGTGAAGACAACTCTACGGAATCGTATTGGTGATCAATTCATGAATGATTGTATCATATGTTTCGTCGAACCGGAAATGCTAGCATCAATTCCAATCAATGATGTGGTTCTTCGCTTTCACAAGATGGAGGATAGGAACCGTAGACAAGATTTATAA
- the LOC127757965 gene encoding uncharacterized protein LOC127757965: protein MATPTTLVAASSHRRRRRRGSTPVPAQAPAPEGVPGWILLNSGAHIGSRSNATTAVGEARDKLTIEVSLWPAQPPHPSDVFVCCPGVRRPRESEILFTAQDLLLMRVPVAAGAAPSLISFTECDYLIYRAAAGDRRPSLTLLPNPKPNYFHDGDVGILPRGGGEYTVAALVARPREREYMIHRFDSDDAGGRWTTKTVWMDDPRRPPPVEIPINARRLNHHITTTTITLGGELAGAMGWVDLWTGILIYDLLHDDKDQDRPTLRHMPLPLPMHAITGNHGMGDKLALGCPRSLRGIASVTRRGKACLKLAGVHVTGERLPYNDAETQLPAFAVDDWTVTTWSNDKMKGYFEDWQEDFTIRGSEVRISNAMRSDLLRSGLLYRKSSRGDGDEATVEELALHNLWVSHPTPSLDGEEDVIYLLAKPKCFHPKAWVLALDTRSSTLLGVVEFGTEIAPSAGVTCRPSTISKYMSLVTSPVTGRT, encoded by the exons ATGGCCACGCCCACCACTTTGGTCGCCGCCTccagccatcgccgtcgtcgccggcgtggaTCCACACCGGTACCGGCACAGGCACCGGCACCGGAGGGGGTGCCGGGGTGGATCCTTCTGAACAGCGGGGCCCACATCGGCAGCCGCTccaacgccaccaccgccgtcggtgAGGCGAGGGACAAGCTGACGATAGAGGTGTCCTTGTGgccggcgcagccgccgcacccCTCCGACGTGTTCGTGTGTTGCCCGGGCGTCCGCCGCCCCCGCGAATCCGAGATCCTCTTCACGGCCCAAGATCTGCTGCTGATGCGTGtcccggtcgccgccggggcTGCGCCGAGCCTCATCAGCTTCACGGAGTGCGATTACCTCATctaccgtgccgccgccggcgaccgtcgTCCGTCGCTCACGCTGCTCCCGAATCCAAAGCCCAACTACTTCCACGACGGGGATGTCGGCATCCTTCCCCGAGGCGGGGGCGAGTACACGGTCGCGGCCCTGGTTGCTAGGCCCAGGGAGCGCGAGTATATGATCCACCGCTTCGACTCCGACGACGCCGGGGGCAGGTGGACCACCAAGACGGTGTGGATGGACGACCCGCGGAGGCCTCCCCCTGTGGAGATCCCCATCAACGCAAGACGGCTCAACCACcacatcaccaccaccaccatcacgcTCGGCGGCGAGCTGGCCGGCGCCATGGGCTGGGTCGATCTCTGGACCGGCATCCTAATCTACGATCTCCTCCATGACGACAAGGACCAAGACCGGCCAACGCTCCGGCacatgccgctgccgctgccgatgCACGCCATCACCGGCAACCACGGGATGGGCGACAAGCTAGCCTTAGGCTGCCCACGCTCTCTCCGTGGCATTGCCTCTGTCACGAGGCGCGGCAAGGCCTGCCtcaagctcgccggcgtgcatgTCACCGGAGAGCGCCTCCCCTACAACGACGCTGAAACCCAGCTGCCGGCGTTCGCCGTCGACGACTGGACTGTCACGACATGGAGCAATGACAAGATGAAGGGCTACTTTGAGGACTGGCAGGAGGATTTCACGATTCGCGGTTCCGAGGTCAGGATTAGCAACGCCATGCGCTCGGATCTGCTGAGATCTGGGTTGCTGTACCGTAAATCGTCACGAGGGGATGGCGATGAGGCTACGGTGGAGGAGCTGGCTTTGCACAATCTCTGGGTGTCTCATCCCACCCCCAGCCTAGATGGTGAAGAAGATGTCATCTACCTGCTGGCCAAGCCAAAGTGCTTCCACCCCAAGGCGTGGGTTCTTGCTCTCGACACGAGGAGCAGCACGCTGCTAGGCGTGGTTGAGTTTGGCACTGAAATCGCACCATCTGCAGGTGTCACGTGTCGCCCCAGTACTATATCCAAGTACATGAGTCTGGTGACTTCTCCAG TGACTGGGAGAACTTAA